Genomic DNA from Oncorhynchus tshawytscha isolate Ot180627B linkage group LG04, Otsh_v2.0, whole genome shotgun sequence:
atatactgtagttatgtgtgatttttgggatgtctcttCTTGCCACTGGGGCTGGGGGacaggtggggggggggtcaggtCATAGGCTACTTTAGGTTAGGTTTAAATTGTAAAGCCAATCTCGATGTAACTTggatttaaaataaatgtttacaccaatccaatgctttaaaaacaatatatacacatgccagtggaggctgctgaggggaggacgactcataataaaaccatgtgtttgatgtatttgataccatttgtaacggatctcgtcctcctcttctgaggaggagaagcgagaaggatcggaggaccaaaacgcagcgtggtaagtgtccataatgtttattttaaaacataaactgaacactacgaaaatataaaacaataaacgtgaaatgaacaaaacagtcccgtgtggcgacaaacactgacacggaagacaaacacccacaatccaaaactgaaacccaggctacctaagtatgatggTACAAATGGTGCACACTGTATAAAAGCCAACTTAACCAATTGCTTAATCAGCATTGTTCTGTGAGTTGGGTGGACTTCAGAAGGACGAGACATTGAGCTAATGGGTGAATGTTTGTTCACTCAACAAACTTTGCTCACAGTGGGCTGAATGTATAAAAACTTGTTGAATTACAATTTAATGTTTGTCTTTGGAAGGCAACACTGTATGTTGGTTCAGCTATATTTCCAAATGTGAAACAAACTCACAATCCTATAGCAGCTGGTTGCCTTACAATTGTACATTGGTTCAACTTTTTTACAGTGCAGGGAGTCAAATAAACATCTTAACTCAATCAACTTAAAGTGCAGGTGTAGCCTAGTTCAACTTCAACACAGGTGGTTAGGGAGATAAAGTCAAGTTGAATTTGAAATGTGTTGATTGATCCATACACTTGAATTACAATGATGAGCCTGCTTATCATTTTTCTAAGGAGTCGAGGAGGCCTTGTTTATCAAAACAGATCAACAATCACTCACACTGCCaaagtagaagaagagaggatgaggaggggagtACAATAAAGTTGACCATTGCGATGTAGATTAGTTGGCCTTGACTGATATGAGGGGGAGGGGTACTCAATTGTAGACACCTTTAGTTAGTTAATGATTGCAGGGGTGCATAGATGAGGGTATAAAGACAAGCAGGGAGCTGTGGTTGTCTCTACCTTATAGTCACCATGTCTTTCTCAGGGAAATACCAGCTGGAGACACATGACAACTTTGAGCCTTTCATGAAGGCTATTGGTAAGTCTTGCTGTTGTTTGTACATGTGTGACGTGATTAGACTTGGGGTGTTAATTTCAGATGTTGTAGTCCTTTCAGTAATGATGGTGATTGCTGATACAGAGGTTAATCGAGTAGCAAACAAAGCTAGCACATTAGGTTCCTTGGACACTGAGCAGAAGTGATAATTAAGACTTACCATGTTTTCCTTGGAAGTTTTATTATCCTTCTGAGAACAAATTCTAGGTCATTTTGAGGTTTCTGAAAAACACTCTGAAATTCATGAAGAATGTAATTGCACTGCTCTCTTAGTTTGGGTTAACTAACTTCAAGCACAGATGGGACCCATGGATATTCATCTATTGTGGCATGGTGTCAGTGACTCAAACCTTTTGTTCTTGTCCTTTTATCCATGGAATTACTCCACTCTGCCACCAGGATGGATTTGacatgccatgttttttttttttgtaactcATGCAAAGTGGTTCAATTTAGTCTATTCAAAGGGAACAAGCACtcattagaatcaggtgtggccaattataGGGCAAGGTCCACACACTTAACAAGAGGATGGAGTTTTGTTGACGGCTGAGATctgcatgtttttgttttttagaaCGTTACTCATTTTAATGTTTTGAGAACATGACTTCAAATAGAACTGAGAATCTACAGAACATCATGCTGGACTACTGTTATTCCCACAGGTGAATGTTCAGGTTTGCTGAACAACTTGAGAACATTTCCTATGTCAAATGAGTTGAACATTGCCTTAAATTAAAGGTTTGAACTTTCAGGACATGTTCTGATAAAGTAAGGAAatgttccttaaatgtgctgactGTTCCTAAGCAGTTCTGCACATTACCAGAACGTTCTATGCAAAATGGCTCTGACAAACCTATGCTTCTCAGAACGTTAAGCGCTAGCTGATGCATTTAATTTTTTTCCGTATTTTTAAATGAGTTTTACTTCAGTAGTAATTCAGTGTTCATGTCTGATTTCACTAACTTTTTGGTGTATATAAAACACAATTCATGACTCTCACACTCATGCATGTAGGTCTCCCTGATGAGCTTATCCAGGAGGGCAAAGACATCAAGAGCATCTCTGAGATTGAGGAGACTGGAGACCACTTCAAGGTGACTGTCACCACGGGGACAAAGATGCTCACCAACTCCTTCACCATTGGCCAGGAGACGGAGCTCGAGACGCTGACCGGGGAGAAGGTCAATGTAGGTGGCATGTCACAACCCAACCATGAGTTTCATACATGTAGCCTGGGTTTATCCATCTCCCTACATATACAGCCAGTATCTAACTAAACTATAAGTTCAGCTGATGTGGGGACACTATGGTTAGTTCATGTCCCAGCTTTGTTGGGTTAGTAGTTACATTATATCCAAATACTACAGCACACATGTGGGCTGACTGACGTTCTTTGGCAGAGACTCTGCTCTCCACAATAACTGGGTTCAGGTTTAACTTTATAGCAGTTTACATGTCATAATCAACTCACACCTGTTGCACAGTCAAATGTTTTCTCCATATATGGCCATCTGTATTAGGCCTGATAAATTGGCGCTAGTTGACTAACACGCCTATCAGATCTAACATTAAACCGTGCTCTCCTGTTTTCCAGTCTGTGGTGATGAGGGAAGGTAACAAGCTGAAGGTCTCCCTGAAGGGGATCGATTCTGTCACAGAACTGGCAGATGCAAACACCCTCGTCAACGTGAGTCCGGGGCATATGGATTGGGGGGGTCACTAAATGACACTATTTTAGGGTCAATTTATACGGTTAAAAAAAGGATTGTCTTTGCTGCCCCCATGTTCTAATTACAGCTGAAGCCTGCTCTACTGGGGTAGAATTACTGAGTAATGATTAAATGGATCTAGTACATGCTCTTTCTCTTTTCAGACCATGACTGTAGCGGGCATTGCTTACAAGAGGATCAGCAAACGAATATGATAATCTACTGCACTGTTTGGATTAATAAAATGTGAAAGCAATGTTCTGTTCTCAAAATATTATTTACGTGGGTAGAACTTCAGGGAAATGTAGGTTCTGCAATGAACTTTCTATTTGAGTTGGAAGAATGGGACTTAACTCAGTGGGATTCAATACAATAGCAAAGTTAATTTAAACAGTATATGCTGCCCAACATATTTCTAAACAATTAATGTGACTACTTAATTTATATACTGCTGGGCTAAAATTAAATTTTAAGGCTTTGCTTTCACTAGTTTCTCACCAGTGTAGCTGACAAGGGGCTGAAGGTGAGGGTGACTGATTTCCCAGGTATGGTGGGTGAGTAGTGACTATGGGTTGATTCCTCTGACAATATCTGTGACCTCATCTCCAGGTATATACTGTTAGGTCAGTACTTCTGCTGGTGGTTTGTTTCTTGACGCCTGCTTCATTTGGTTTGTTCCTGCTCATTTGCTAGTTCTTCAGGGACTCCTGCATGTGTATTCTCAACTCATCTCGGTCTGCAAAGCATGGCGGGATCATGTCAGAGGCATTTCAGTCTTGCAGGTCGTCCTGTGTTTCATGTCTTACCTCCAGATCTTTGCTGGGATGTGTGGGTTCTCTGCAGGTTGACATGCCAGTATGTCAACCCCCCTCTCTAGTTGCCATCCCAAGGGCAGACTTGTTCAGATGGTTTAGTTTACTAACAAAGTAATAGTGATACCTTTCGTACTGtgcaaaaatagaaatgcaacaaagtgttagtcccatgtttcacgtACTGATAATTCCTGAAGTTGTCCTTAAGCACAAATTGCATTTaatggtttacatccctgttagtgagcattaaTCCTTtagccaagataatccagccatCTGTTTTGGCATAGTAAGATACTGATTTAaaggcatgatcattacacagttccACCTTGCGCTGGGGAGAAAAGCCATTAAGTGCTCTTTCTTTTTGGTCACAGCGCCAAGGATGTCAAGTTCagggagcgtgcaatttgcaTGCTTACTGCAGGAATGGCCACCAGTAGTTGACAGGATAGAATGTTAATTTCTACTATTTTTAAAGAACTCTACAGTATGTCGACCCGGTCTCCCCACCGCAGACCGTGTACCCACGCCAgccctccacatccggctttacctacgggatcatctgagaactgccacccgggcagctgatgaaactgggtttgcagaACTGATGCATTTCTGCTCAAATGGTCAAATCGTCTTGGAAACTCATCTGCATAGTCGTCGTCGTGACCTAACTGCAGTTCGATGTCGTCGCTGACTTCATTAGCCAAATGCTCAATTTCACTGGCACGCTGAAGTGTCCTCTTCACGGGTTTATCAGCGGTTTGCTGacgtgaacagagtgccccatgttgGCGGTGGGTTTAAGGTATGGGTGTGCAAAAGCTACggacaaacacaattgcatttaatcTATGGCAGTTTGAATGTGCAGAAATATCATGACCTGGAGGATGTCGTTCAATTTATCCACCATCACATGTTTCTGCAAGAAGGCCAgcccccatgttgcaaggatctgtacacaattcctggaagctggaaATGTCCCaggattctcaatcagggacaacaattgacagctgcctcagaaccatactaggccgaactcaaaaaccaacagaaaaacagactgcccacccaactcacaccctgaccacactaaaacagataaaataacagaactatggtcagaacgtgacaccattCCAACTATTCCGcgccagccattaccacgagccggTCCTTCCCTAATGagggtgccaccaacctcctgtgatacatgcatacatacagttgaagtcggaagtttacatacacttaggttggagtcatttactAGTTTTCgaacactccacacatttcttgtcaatctatagttttggcaagtacatcaattgtttacagacagattatttcattatgtaaacttctgactcactgggaatgtgatgaaagaaataaaagctgaaataaattattctctactattctgacatctcacattcttaaaataaagtggtgatcctaactgaccatagacagggaatttttactaggattaaatgtcaggaattgtgaaactcagtttaaatgtatttggctaaggtgtatgtaaactttcgacttcaactgtacatacgtACCAATGGAGGCTGGTGGTGGGAGCTtttggaggatgggctcattgtaatggctggaatggaataattggaacggtatcaaacatacagaaaccacatttgactctgttccatttattccagtccagccattacaataagcctgtcctatagctcatcccaccagcctccactgatacatacatacatacagtacatacatacagtacatacagtggcaagagagtatgtgaaccctttgtaaTTAAATGGATTTGTGCATAAATTTGACCTCAAATTTGATCATCTAAGTCACAATAGACAATGTGCTTAAACCAATAACACAAATGATTGTGTTTTTCTTGTCTActttgaatacataatttaaacaatcacagtgtaggttggaaaaa
This window encodes:
- the LOC112249717 gene encoding fatty acid-binding protein, liver-type-like yields the protein MSFSGKYQLETHDNFEPFMKAIGLPDELIQEGKDIKSISEIEETGDHFKVTVTTGTKMLTNSFTIGQETELETLTGEKVNSVVMREGNKLKVSLKGIDSVTELADANTLVNTMTVAGIAYKRISKRI